One Eurosta solidaginis isolate ZX-2024a chromosome 5, ASM4086904v1, whole genome shotgun sequence DNA segment encodes these proteins:
- the LOC137252981 gene encoding uncharacterized protein, with product MKFLFLVLFIGCALFLTVSAVPVEEAIPEGIRGARENVGPTDDQSFLLKLALLKKLLFLG from the exons ATGAAATTCTTATTTTTG GTTCTCTTTATTGGCTGCGCTCTTTTCTTGACCGTCAGTGCTGTGCCTGTAGAAGAGGCAATTCCAGAAGGAATTAGAGGTGCACGCGAAAATGTCGGACCAACAGATGATCAAAGCTTTCTGTTGAAACTGGCGTTGCTGAAGAAACTATTATTCTTGGGATAA